Proteins encoded within one genomic window of Brassica rapa cultivar Chiifu-401-42 chromosome A09, CAAS_Brap_v3.01, whole genome shotgun sequence:
- the LOC103843670 gene encoding uncharacterized protein LOC103843670 isoform X2 — translation MTEPMWSHDQPSPRSPIPSTKPVANSHRQRCRSVFKLLVQREISPKTKFVPRKRLGANRCGADSSCGTSKQPVSELGHNLISWVEAESLHHLSAEYCPLVPPPRSTIAAAFSSDGTTLASTHGDHTVKIIDCETGKCLKVLSGHRRTPWVVRFHPRHSEIVASGSLDHEVRLWNAKTSECIRSHDFYKPIASIAFHAGGDLLAVASGHKLHIWDYNKRGEDSSPAIVLKTRRSLRAVHFHPHGVPLLLTAEVTDIDSSDSAMSRATSPGYLRYPPPAIFFTNTQSGGRTSMAAELPLVPLPYLVLPSYSADDPRSQQPAGTTGPRNAQSRFQSNQSSGRTMSPPTLPLAMSGDLAAQAGGRTSTTAVDAMDIDEAQPIGRNRVPSQVVRQSEQLVHLRDRVSWEVPFLQGWLMAQSQAGANSGVLSTGSSGQASSTPHIGSSTASLEAAVASLEIPGGVNLYGASARGDSRDRVSQSRFAGSGLATQQHQGTDAQPVVNRIPSELASSIAAAELPCTVKLRVWAHDIKDPCAILKSDKCRLTIHHAVLCSEMGAHFSPCGRYLAACVACVLPHGETDPGLQTLVQQDSGLATSPTRHPVTAHQVMYELRVYSLEKETFGSVLVSRAIRAAHCLTSIQFSPNSEHILLAYGRRHGSLLKSIVSDGETTSHFFTVLEIYRVSDMELVRILPSSEDEVNVACFHPSPGGGLVYGTKEGKLRIFRYNTAVASNLTAPNSSPEKNLTEVQTYALEC, via the exons ATGACGGAACCTATGTGGTCACACGATCAACCTTCTCCTCGGTCTCCGATACCATCAACCAAACCTGTGGCTAATTCCCATCGCCAAAG GTGTAGGAGCGTCTTCAAGCTGCTGGTCCAGAGAGAGATTTCACCTAAAACGAAGTTTGTGCCAAGGAAACGATTGGGAGCTAACCGATGCGGTGCTGATTCGTCTTGCGGAACTAGTAAGCAACCAGTGAGCGAGCTGGGACATAATCTTATTTCATG GGTTGAGGCGGAGTCATTGCATCATTTATCTGCTGAGTACTGTCCTCTTGTGCCTCCTCCAAGGTCGACTATTGCAGCAGCTTTTAGTTCTGATGGAACAACTCTTGCTTCTACACA TGGAGACCACACTGTAAAGATTATTGATTGTGAGACAGGGAAATGCTTAAAAGTTCTGAGCGGCCATCGGAGGACACCATGGGTG GTCAGATTCCACCCTCGCCACTCAGAGATAGTTGCTAGTGGAAGTTTAGATCATGAGGTGCGCTTATGGAATGCTAAAACTTCGGAGTGTATTAGATCTCATGATTTCT ATAAACCTATTGCTTCTATAGCTTTCCACGCTGGAGGTGATTTACTTGCTGTTGCATCTGGTCATAAG TTGCACATATGGGATTACAATAAGAGAGGGGAGGACTCATCGCCAGCGATTGTGTTGAAGACAAGGCGTTCTCTGAGAGCTGTTCACTTTCATCCACATGGGGTCCCTCTTCTCTTGACCGCAGAG GTGACTGACATTGATTCATCAGACTCCGCAATGTCCAGAGCAACATCTCCAGGCTATCTGCGATATCCGCCACCTGCTATTTTCTTCACCAACACGCAGAGTGGCGGTCGTACTAGTATGGCAGCTGAACTGCCACTTGTGCCATTGCCTTACTTGGTTTTGCCTTCATATTCTGCTGATGATCCAAGAAGCCAACAGCCAGCTGGTACTACTGGTCCGAGGAATGCACAATCAAGGTTTCAGAGTAATCAAAGTTCCGGCAGAACAATGTCTCCTCCCACTCTTCCCTTGGCTATGTCCGGTGATCTTGCTGCCCAAGCTGGAGGTAGAACTTCGACCACTGCAGTTGATGCCATGGATATAGACGAAGCTCAACCTATTGGAAGAAATAGAGTTCCCAGTCAAGTCGTAAGACAATCAGAGCAATTAGTTCACCTCAGAGACAGAGTTTCATGGGAGGTACCTTTTCTACAAGGGTGGTTGATGGCTCAGAGCCAGGCTGGTGCTAACTCAGGGGTTCTTTCTACTGGTAGTAGTGGTCAGGCCAGCTCAACTCCGCATATAGGTTCATCCACAGCTAGTCTAGAGGCTGCAGTAGCGTCATTAGAAATTCCTGGTGGCGTTAACTTATATGGGGCTTCTGCAAGAGGAGACTCCCGGGACCGAGTTTCACAGTCCCGGTTTGCGGGATCTGGTTTAGCTACTCAACAACACCAAGGAACTGATGCTCAACCTGTGGTAAACAGAATCCCCTCTGAACTGGCTTCTTCCATTGCTGCTGCAGAGCTGCCTTGTACTGTCAAACTGAGAGTGTGGGCACATGACATCAAAGACCCATGTGCGATACTCAAGTCCGACAAATGTCGACTGACAATACATCATGCGGTTCTTTGCAG TGAAATGGGAGCCCATTTCTCGCCATGTGGGAGATATTTAGCGGCCTGTGTTGCTTGTGTTCTTCCTCATGGTGAGACAGATCCTGGTTTGCAGACTCTGGTCCAACAAGATTCAGGGCTTGCAACTTCCCCTACTCGACATCCTGTCACAGCACATCAAGTCATGTATGAACTTCGTGTGTATTCTCTCGAAAAGGAAAC ATTTGGTTCAGTACTTGTGTCAAGGGCAATTAGGGCTGCACATTGCTTGACCTCTATCCAG TTCTCACCAAACTCCGAGCACATATTGCTTGCATATGGTCGGCGTCATGGTTCTCTTTTGAAGAGCATTGTGAGTGATGGAGAAACAACATCACATTTTTTCACTGTGTTGGAG ATTTACAGAGTTTCAGATATGGAACTGGTGAGAATACTACCTAGCTCAGAGGATGAAGTTAATGTTGCTTGCTTTCATCCTTCACCTGGAGGAGGTCTTGTGTATGGAACAAAG GAGGGGAAGCTTAGGATCTTCCGGTACAATACAGCTGTTGCGTCCAACCTCACTGCACCCAACAGCTCACCTGAGAAGAACCTTACCGAG GTGCAGACTTATGCATTAGAATGCTAA
- the LOC103843671 gene encoding tetratricopeptide repeat protein 4 homolog: MALWMEAGSEPMTENEKADLIAITALKESAAIEFKEQGNECVKKGKKHYSEAIENYTKAINQGVLSDSETSILFSNRAHVNLLLGNYRRALTDAEEAIRLCSDNVKAVYRAAKASLSLDLLSEAKSYCEKGIEKDPSNEDMKKLLKVVTLKKKEKEEHEAEVSRAVVEAKACLSAFENRGVKIGKAMYRELTGLKKPVLDQNNILHWPVLLLYAEAMTSDFVEDFCETDMFATHLDMMFSEDSPPLPWDKNHEYTREAIELYYEAGSGTPLPRSRVLQYLLEGTKGSQAETTGDEDTSLPKTPYNVKGKGSSGMVKVNERRTLHDVLKEPNLVIPEIPVFYIVSKRTRFYKDFAAGKWSPPS, from the exons ATGGCGTTATGGATGGAAGCTGGTTCGGAACCGATGACGGAGAACGAAAAGGCAGACCTCATAGCTATCACTGCTCTCAAAGAATCCGCCGCCATCGAATTCAAA GAGCAAGGAAACGAATGTGTGAAGAAAGGGAAGAAGCATTACTCCGAAGCAATAGAGAACTACACGAAGGCCATTAACCAGGGAGTTCTAAGTGACTCAGAGACTTCGATCTTGTTCTCGAATCGAGCTCATGTTAATTTACTATTAGGAAACTATCGTCGTGCTCTTACTGATGCTGAGGAAGCTATCAGGCTTTGTTCTGATAACGTTAAG GCTGTTTACCGAGCTGCGAAGGCGTCATTGTCGTTGGACTTGCTGAGTGAAGCAAAGTCTTATTGTGAGAAGGGAATCGAGAAGGATCCGAGTAATGAGGATATGAAGAAACTTCTAAAGGTGGTtactttgaagaagaaagagaaagaagaacacgAGGCTGAAGTGTCAAGGGCTGTAGTGGAAGCTAAG GCTTGTCTCTCTGCTTTTGAAAACAGAGGAGTTAAGATTGGCAAAGCAATGTACCGGGAACTCACGGGTCTGAAGAAGCCAGTGTTGGATCAAAACAACATCTTACATTGGCCTGTACTGCTTCTTTACGCAGAGGCGATGACAAGTGACTTTGTTGAGGACTTCTGTGAAACTGACATGTTTGCAACCCATCTTGATATG ATGTTTTCAGAGGATAGCCCACCTCTCCCATGGGATAAAAACCACGAGTACACGCGTGAAGCAATCGAGCTTTACTACGAG gcGGGTTCGGGAACTCCATTGCCTAGGAGTAGAGTTCTTCAGTATCTTCTAGAAGGTACTAAAGGTTCTCAAGCCGAAACCACTGGAGATGAAGACACGAGCTTACCCAAAACACCTTACAACG TGAAAGGAAAGGGTTCGTCTGGTATGGTTAAAGTGAACGAGCGGAGAACATTGCATGACGTGTTGAAAGAACCAAACTTGGTCATCCCTGAGATCCCAG TCTTCTACATTGTCTCGAAGAGGACCAGGTTCTATAAGGACTTTGCTGCCGGTAAATGGAGTCCCCCAAGTTGA
- the LOC103843672 gene encoding TATA box-binding protein-associated factor RNA polymerase I subunit B isoform X1: protein METNKMICNGCDNDEFEEEDGFFYCLQCGVRADDVIATAVEDEDFAGDGGGTRVGGTYSQLNIRRVTTQPTATPSQHLEETNRYSQFRSQLKSASKITQLNGGGGDVGEPTDPEDFGGEEGVKALSYEDCYQQTRERYANGLIMMITYQCDALVEKFNVTPLIVGLVGPICLRFLALSGAFDQDWADNAIRDSELQSQETNGEVKEVKKRRSNRDKDSSEHRSFDGKRAVTIWLSQLRNSLPLSSSLAISFLACHKAGAPVLPTDIVRWAREGKLPYQSCFLKIQELMGERTATCPVGASVMFRPDEIVSAHNLEVQAASIADVIGLVLPPVNFHGIALNYLKRLSVPVDKVMDLVRLWAMPSEIYLSKSQHRLPTRVFVMSILVVAIRMLYNINGFGMWEKSLVDDAASEESGDDDDGELIQVNKKATEFDTKELMKTLEKKYHELDAETTADFENDLCSYLTHGKNEIFAGLEAASADDTYRTVGKLWSSYQKEEEEESETPSKRGRDTPCEPSIECSPSTPDDNNQEDSGSKERAISRLIADMGENYFVYIPPRVKVKRQGYIQYVRKKDDGALVYAVHADYYILLRVCALVAEIDTRNMHRGVLSFERRLAWIEKRIDNVLHLTPTSMKCKHCDYGNVDSEDQDDDMVLS from the exons ATGGAGACTAATAAGATGATCTGCAACGGCTGCGACAACGACGAATTCGAAGAAGAAGACGGCTTCTTCTACTGCCTCCAATGCGGCGTTCGAGCCGACGATGTAATCGCAACCGCCGTCGAAGACGAGGACTTCGCCGGAGACGGCGGAGGTACACGCGTCGGAGGAACGTATTCGCAGCTCAACATTCGCCGTGTAACAACGCAACCAACAGCTACTCCTTCGCAGCATCTCGAGGAAACGAATCGCTACTCCCAATTTCGCTCTCAGCTCAAATCCGCAAGCAAGATCACTCAGCTTAACGGCGGCGGCGGCGACGTAGGAGAGCCAACGGATCCGGAGGATTTCGGAGGAGAAGAAGGTGTGAAGGCTTTGAGCTACGAGGATTGTTACCAGCAGACGAGAGAGAGATACGCTAACGGTCTTATCATGATGATAACTTATCAGTGCGATGCGTTGGTTGAGAAGTTCAACGTGACGCCGTTAATTGTTGGGCTTGTGGGACCCATCTGCTTGCGTTTCTTGGCGCTCTCTGGTGCCTTTGATCAAGATTGGGCTGATAATGCTATTCGTGATTCCGAGCTTCAATCTCAAG AGACAAATGGAGAAGTAAAAGAGGTTAAGAAGCGGCGTAGTAACCGAGACAAAGATAGTTCAGAACACCGTAGCTTTGATGGTAAAAGAGCAGTAACGATATGGCTAAGTCAGCTCAGGAACTCTCTACCACTGTCGAGCTCTTTAGCTATATCTTTCCTTGCTTGTCACAAAGCGGGAGCACCGGTTCTACCCACGGATATAGTGAGATGGGCACGAGAAGGAAAGCTTCCTTACCAATCATGTTTCCTCAAAATTCAAGAACTGATGGGAGAGCGAACAGCTACTTGTCCCGTGGGAGCTAGCGTCATGTTTCGCCCCGATGAGATTGTTTCTGCTCACAACTTGGAAGTGCAAGCGGCTTCCATTGCTGATGTTATCGGTTTGGTTTTGCCTCCTGTGAATTTCCACGGCATTGCTTTGAACTATCTGAAGCGTTTGTCTGTTCCCGTGGATAAGGTTATGGATCTTGTGCGTCTCTGGGCAATGCCTTCGGAGATTTACTTGTCCAAAAGCCAGCACAGGCTTCCCACTCGTGTCTTTGTCATGTCTATTCTTGTTGTGGCGATACGGATGCTTTATAACATTAATGGTTTCGGTATGTGGGAGAAGAGTTTGGTTGATGATGCTGCTTCTGAGGAgtctggtgatgatgatgatggagagTTAATACAAGTGAACAAGAAAGCGACTGAGTTTGACACTAAAGAGCTTATGAAGACGCTTGAAAAGAAGTATCACGAGCTTGATGCTGAAACCACCGCTGATTTTGAAAATGATCTTTGTTCATATTTAACGCACGGGAAGAACGAGATCTTTGCTGGGTTAGAAGCAGCTTCAGCTGATGACACTTACAGAACCGTTGGTAAGCTGTGGAGTTCTTaccagaaggaagaagaagaggaatctGAAACTCCATCCAAGAGGGGAAGAGACACTCCTTGTGAGCCATCAATCGAATGTTCTCCATCAACACCAGATGATAATAATCAAGAAGATAGTGGATCAAAGGAGAGAGCGATAAGCAGACTAATAGCAGACATGGGAGAGAACTATTTCGTCTACATACCGCCACGGGTGAAAGTAAAGAGACAAGGGTATATTCAATACGTGAGGAAGAAAGATGATGGAGCATTAGTATACGCAGTTCACGCTGATTACTACATTCTTTTGCGTGTTTGCGCTCTGGTCGCTGAGATTGATACTAGGAATATGCATAGAGGTGTGTTGAGCTTTGAGAGAAGGTTAGCTTGGATTGAGAAAAGGATTGATAATGTTTTGCATCTAACTCCAACATCTATGAAATGTAAGCACTGTGACTATGGTAACGTTGATTCAGAGGATCAAGATGACGATATGGTTTTGTCTTAG
- the LOC103843670 gene encoding uncharacterized protein LOC103843670 isoform X1: protein MTEPMWSHDQPSPRSPIPSTKPVANSHRQRCRSVFKLLVQREISPKTKFVPRKRLGANRCGADSSCGTSKQPVSELGHNLISWVEAESLHHLSAEYCPLVPPPRSTIAAAFSSDGTTLASTHGDHTVKIIDCETGKCLKVLSGHRRTPWVVRFHPRHSEIVASGSLDHEVRLWNAKTSECIRSHDFYKPIASIAFHAGGDLLAVASGHKLHIWDYNKRGEDSSPAIVLKTRRSLRAVHFHPHGVPLLLTAEVTDIDSSDSAMSRATSPGYLRYPPPAIFFTNTQSGGRTSMAAELPLVPLPYLVLPSYSADDPRSQQPAGTTGPRNAQSRFQSNQSSGRTMSPPTLPLAMSGDLAAQAGGRTSTTAVDAMDIDEAQPIGRNRVPSQVVRQSEQLVHLRDRVSWEVPFLQGWLMAQSQAGANSGVLSTGSSGQASSTPHIGSSTASLEAAVASLEIPGGVNLYGASARGDSRDRVSQSRFAGSGLATQQHQGTDAQPVVNRIPSELASSIAAAELPCTVKLRVWAHDIKDPCAILKSDKCRLTIHHAVLCSEMGAHFSPCGRYLAACVACVLPHGETDPGLQTLVQQDSGLATSPTRHPVTAHQVMYELRVYSLEKETFGSVLVSRAIRAAHCLTSIQFSPNSEHILLAYGRRHGSLLKSIVSDGETTSHFFTVLEIYRVSDMELVRILPSSEDEVNVACFHPSPGGGLVYGTKEGKLRIFRYNTAVASNLTAPNSSPEKNLTEVELLRRCRLMH, encoded by the exons ATGACGGAACCTATGTGGTCACACGATCAACCTTCTCCTCGGTCTCCGATACCATCAACCAAACCTGTGGCTAATTCCCATCGCCAAAG GTGTAGGAGCGTCTTCAAGCTGCTGGTCCAGAGAGAGATTTCACCTAAAACGAAGTTTGTGCCAAGGAAACGATTGGGAGCTAACCGATGCGGTGCTGATTCGTCTTGCGGAACTAGTAAGCAACCAGTGAGCGAGCTGGGACATAATCTTATTTCATG GGTTGAGGCGGAGTCATTGCATCATTTATCTGCTGAGTACTGTCCTCTTGTGCCTCCTCCAAGGTCGACTATTGCAGCAGCTTTTAGTTCTGATGGAACAACTCTTGCTTCTACACA TGGAGACCACACTGTAAAGATTATTGATTGTGAGACAGGGAAATGCTTAAAAGTTCTGAGCGGCCATCGGAGGACACCATGGGTG GTCAGATTCCACCCTCGCCACTCAGAGATAGTTGCTAGTGGAAGTTTAGATCATGAGGTGCGCTTATGGAATGCTAAAACTTCGGAGTGTATTAGATCTCATGATTTCT ATAAACCTATTGCTTCTATAGCTTTCCACGCTGGAGGTGATTTACTTGCTGTTGCATCTGGTCATAAG TTGCACATATGGGATTACAATAAGAGAGGGGAGGACTCATCGCCAGCGATTGTGTTGAAGACAAGGCGTTCTCTGAGAGCTGTTCACTTTCATCCACATGGGGTCCCTCTTCTCTTGACCGCAGAG GTGACTGACATTGATTCATCAGACTCCGCAATGTCCAGAGCAACATCTCCAGGCTATCTGCGATATCCGCCACCTGCTATTTTCTTCACCAACACGCAGAGTGGCGGTCGTACTAGTATGGCAGCTGAACTGCCACTTGTGCCATTGCCTTACTTGGTTTTGCCTTCATATTCTGCTGATGATCCAAGAAGCCAACAGCCAGCTGGTACTACTGGTCCGAGGAATGCACAATCAAGGTTTCAGAGTAATCAAAGTTCCGGCAGAACAATGTCTCCTCCCACTCTTCCCTTGGCTATGTCCGGTGATCTTGCTGCCCAAGCTGGAGGTAGAACTTCGACCACTGCAGTTGATGCCATGGATATAGACGAAGCTCAACCTATTGGAAGAAATAGAGTTCCCAGTCAAGTCGTAAGACAATCAGAGCAATTAGTTCACCTCAGAGACAGAGTTTCATGGGAGGTACCTTTTCTACAAGGGTGGTTGATGGCTCAGAGCCAGGCTGGTGCTAACTCAGGGGTTCTTTCTACTGGTAGTAGTGGTCAGGCCAGCTCAACTCCGCATATAGGTTCATCCACAGCTAGTCTAGAGGCTGCAGTAGCGTCATTAGAAATTCCTGGTGGCGTTAACTTATATGGGGCTTCTGCAAGAGGAGACTCCCGGGACCGAGTTTCACAGTCCCGGTTTGCGGGATCTGGTTTAGCTACTCAACAACACCAAGGAACTGATGCTCAACCTGTGGTAAACAGAATCCCCTCTGAACTGGCTTCTTCCATTGCTGCTGCAGAGCTGCCTTGTACTGTCAAACTGAGAGTGTGGGCACATGACATCAAAGACCCATGTGCGATACTCAAGTCCGACAAATGTCGACTGACAATACATCATGCGGTTCTTTGCAG TGAAATGGGAGCCCATTTCTCGCCATGTGGGAGATATTTAGCGGCCTGTGTTGCTTGTGTTCTTCCTCATGGTGAGACAGATCCTGGTTTGCAGACTCTGGTCCAACAAGATTCAGGGCTTGCAACTTCCCCTACTCGACATCCTGTCACAGCACATCAAGTCATGTATGAACTTCGTGTGTATTCTCTCGAAAAGGAAAC ATTTGGTTCAGTACTTGTGTCAAGGGCAATTAGGGCTGCACATTGCTTGACCTCTATCCAG TTCTCACCAAACTCCGAGCACATATTGCTTGCATATGGTCGGCGTCATGGTTCTCTTTTGAAGAGCATTGTGAGTGATGGAGAAACAACATCACATTTTTTCACTGTGTTGGAG ATTTACAGAGTTTCAGATATGGAACTGGTGAGAATACTACCTAGCTCAGAGGATGAAGTTAATGTTGCTTGCTTTCATCCTTCACCTGGAGGAGGTCTTGTGTATGGAACAAAG GAGGGGAAGCTTAGGATCTTCCGGTACAATACAGCTGTTGCGTCCAACCTCACTGCACCCAACAGCTCACCTGAGAAGAACCTTACCGAGGTAGAGTTACTGAGAAG GTGCAGACTTATGCATTAG
- the LOC103843672 gene encoding TATA box-binding protein-associated factor RNA polymerase I subunit B isoform X2 has product METNKMICNGCDNDEFEEEDGFFYCLQCGVRADDVIATAVEDEDFAGDGGGTRVGGTYSQLNIRRVTTQPTATPSQHLEETNRYSQFRSQLKSASKITQLNGGGGDVGEPTDPEDFGGEEGVKALSYEDCYQQTRERYANGLIMMITYQCDALVEKFNVTPLIVGLVGPICLRFLALSGAFDQDWADNAIRDSELQSQETNGEVKEVKKRRSNRDKDSSEHRSFDGKRAVTIWLSQLRNSLPLSSSLAISFLACHKAGAPVLPTDIVRWAREGKLPYQSCFLKIQELMGERTATCPVGASVMFRPDEIVSAHNLEVQAASIADVIGLVLPPVNFHGIALNYLKRLSVPVDKVMDLVRLWAMPSEIYLSKSQHRLPTRVFVMSILVVAIRMLYNINGFGMWEKSLVDDAASEESGDDDDGELIQVNKKATEFDTKELMKTLEKKYHELDAETTADFENDLCSYLTHGKNEIFAGLEAASADDTYRTVGKLWSSYQKEEEEESETPSIECSPSTPDDNNQEDSGSKERAISRLIADMGENYFVYIPPRVKVKRQGYIQYVRKKDDGALVYAVHADYYILLRVCALVAEIDTRNMHRGVLSFERRLAWIEKRIDNVLHLTPTSMKCKHCDYGNVDSEDQDDDMVLS; this is encoded by the exons ATGGAGACTAATAAGATGATCTGCAACGGCTGCGACAACGACGAATTCGAAGAAGAAGACGGCTTCTTCTACTGCCTCCAATGCGGCGTTCGAGCCGACGATGTAATCGCAACCGCCGTCGAAGACGAGGACTTCGCCGGAGACGGCGGAGGTACACGCGTCGGAGGAACGTATTCGCAGCTCAACATTCGCCGTGTAACAACGCAACCAACAGCTACTCCTTCGCAGCATCTCGAGGAAACGAATCGCTACTCCCAATTTCGCTCTCAGCTCAAATCCGCAAGCAAGATCACTCAGCTTAACGGCGGCGGCGGCGACGTAGGAGAGCCAACGGATCCGGAGGATTTCGGAGGAGAAGAAGGTGTGAAGGCTTTGAGCTACGAGGATTGTTACCAGCAGACGAGAGAGAGATACGCTAACGGTCTTATCATGATGATAACTTATCAGTGCGATGCGTTGGTTGAGAAGTTCAACGTGACGCCGTTAATTGTTGGGCTTGTGGGACCCATCTGCTTGCGTTTCTTGGCGCTCTCTGGTGCCTTTGATCAAGATTGGGCTGATAATGCTATTCGTGATTCCGAGCTTCAATCTCAAG AGACAAATGGAGAAGTAAAAGAGGTTAAGAAGCGGCGTAGTAACCGAGACAAAGATAGTTCAGAACACCGTAGCTTTGATGGTAAAAGAGCAGTAACGATATGGCTAAGTCAGCTCAGGAACTCTCTACCACTGTCGAGCTCTTTAGCTATATCTTTCCTTGCTTGTCACAAAGCGGGAGCACCGGTTCTACCCACGGATATAGTGAGATGGGCACGAGAAGGAAAGCTTCCTTACCAATCATGTTTCCTCAAAATTCAAGAACTGATGGGAGAGCGAACAGCTACTTGTCCCGTGGGAGCTAGCGTCATGTTTCGCCCCGATGAGATTGTTTCTGCTCACAACTTGGAAGTGCAAGCGGCTTCCATTGCTGATGTTATCGGTTTGGTTTTGCCTCCTGTGAATTTCCACGGCATTGCTTTGAACTATCTGAAGCGTTTGTCTGTTCCCGTGGATAAGGTTATGGATCTTGTGCGTCTCTGGGCAATGCCTTCGGAGATTTACTTGTCCAAAAGCCAGCACAGGCTTCCCACTCGTGTCTTTGTCATGTCTATTCTTGTTGTGGCGATACGGATGCTTTATAACATTAATGGTTTCGGTATGTGGGAGAAGAGTTTGGTTGATGATGCTGCTTCTGAGGAgtctggtgatgatgatgatggagagTTAATACAAGTGAACAAGAAAGCGACTGAGTTTGACACTAAAGAGCTTATGAAGACGCTTGAAAAGAAGTATCACGAGCTTGATGCTGAAACCACCGCTGATTTTGAAAATGATCTTTGTTCATATTTAACGCACGGGAAGAACGAGATCTTTGCTGGGTTAGAAGCAGCTTCAGCTGATGACACTTACAGAACCGTTGGTAAGCTGTGGAGTTCTTaccagaaggaagaagaagaggaatctGAAACT CCATCAATCGAATGTTCTCCATCAACACCAGATGATAATAATCAAGAAGATAGTGGATCAAAGGAGAGAGCGATAAGCAGACTAATAGCAGACATGGGAGAGAACTATTTCGTCTACATACCGCCACGGGTGAAAGTAAAGAGACAAGGGTATATTCAATACGTGAGGAAGAAAGATGATGGAGCATTAGTATACGCAGTTCACGCTGATTACTACATTCTTTTGCGTGTTTGCGCTCTGGTCGCTGAGATTGATACTAGGAATATGCATAGAGGTGTGTTGAGCTTTGAGAGAAGGTTAGCTTGGATTGAGAAAAGGATTGATAATGTTTTGCATCTAACTCCAACATCTATGAAATGTAAGCACTGTGACTATGGTAACGTTGATTCAGAGGATCAAGATGACGATATGGTTTTGTCTTAG
- the LOC103843848 gene encoding acid phosphatase 1, whose amino-acid sequence MDRSIFLSLALASLLVGVVSARDWNILNQLKSLGSSPSQPGLVTSGLSTNLKRYCESWRFNVEVHNIRNFDVVPQECVSHVQNYMTSSQYEDDVERAVDEVILHFGSMCCSKSKCDGMDAWIFDVDDTLLSTIPYHKSNGFFGGEKLNSTKFEDWVRKRKAPPVPHMVKLYHEIRERGIKIFLISSRKEYLRSATVDNLIQAGYYGWSNLILRGLEDEQKEVKQYKSEKRTWLTSLGYRVWGVMADQWSSFAGCPLPQRTFKLPNSIYYVA is encoded by the exons ATGGACCGATccatctttctttctctagcaCTAGCCTCACTCTTGGTCGGAGTCGTCTCAGCTCGTGACTGGAACATCTTGAACCAGCTCAAATCACTCGGTTCATCCCCAAGCCAACCCGGTCTTGTTACTTCGGGGCTATCGACCAACCTGAAACGGTACTGCGAAAGCTGGAGGTTCAACGTGGAAGTACACAACATCAGAAACTTCGACGTGGTGCCTCAGGAGTGCGTGTCTCACGTCCAGAATTACATGACGTCATCTCAGTACGAGGATGACGTTGAGAGAGCCGTCGATGAGGTCATCCTTCATTTCGGGAGCATGTGTTGTAGCAAGAGTAAGTGCGATGGCATGGACGCTTGGATCTTTGATGTTGATGACACGCTTCTCTCTACCATTCCTTACCACAAGAGCAACGGCTTCTTCGG AGGAGAAAAATTGAACTCTACTAAATTCGAGGATTGGGTAAGGAAGAGGAAAGCACCACCAGTGCCACACATGGTTAAGTTGTACCATGAGATCAGAGAAAGAGGAATCAAGATCTTCTTGATCTCTTCTCGGAAAGAATATCTCAGATCTGCCACCGTTGACAACCTGATCCAAGCCGGTTACTATGGCTGGTCCAACCTCATCCTCAG GGGGCTAGAAGATGAACAAAAAGAAGTCAAACAATACAAGTCAGAGAAGAGGACATGGCTAACAAGTCTTGGTTACAGAGTTTGGGGAGTGATGGCAGACCAATGGAGCAGCTTTGCAGGTTGTCCTCTTCCCCAGAGAACCTTCAAGCTCCCTAACTCCATCTACTATGTCGCCtaa